Proteins found in one Brevibacillus brevis genomic segment:
- the coaBC gene encoding bifunctional phosphopantothenoylcysteine decarboxylase/phosphopantothenate--cysteine ligase CoaBC has translation MHSLAGKRIVLGVSGGIAAYKAAALTSKLTQAGALVHVILTEGALQFIQPLTFQALSHLPVYTDTFTEPDPHVISHIELADRADLVLIAPATANVIGKMANGIADDMLTTTVLATKAPVMVAPAMNVNMYNHPAVIANMDKLTAYGYRFVEPGVGLLACGWIGKGRLAEPEEIVEAVRQWFASDETRQTIREKDLQGKHVLITAGPTREKIDPVRYITNHASGKMGYAIAEAARDRGAKVTLISGPTTLARPDGVEFIAVESVQEMFDAVMEQLPHCDIVVKSAAVSDYRPKHVAEHKMKKGDGPLDLVLEKAPDILKTVGERKTKQFVVGFAAETQNVLQHAQSKLERKNLDMIVANNVLLEGAGMGSDTNIVTLLTRGGEQLALDKLSKRAVADKLFDAVLAVQEHRPLRDLS, from the coding sequence ATGCATTCGCTTGCAGGAAAACGTATTGTTCTTGGAGTATCTGGCGGCATCGCTGCTTACAAGGCTGCTGCACTGACCAGCAAGCTGACACAGGCAGGTGCATTGGTACATGTCATTTTGACAGAGGGCGCCTTACAGTTTATTCAGCCTTTGACGTTTCAAGCCTTGTCTCACCTGCCTGTTTATACAGATACATTTACGGAGCCAGACCCGCATGTGATTAGCCATATTGAACTGGCTGATCGAGCTGATCTCGTATTGATCGCGCCAGCAACAGCCAACGTGATCGGCAAAATGGCAAATGGCATTGCGGATGATATGCTGACGACGACTGTACTGGCTACGAAAGCTCCTGTCATGGTCGCGCCAGCCATGAACGTCAATATGTACAATCACCCCGCAGTTATCGCCAATATGGATAAGCTTACCGCCTATGGTTATCGGTTTGTTGAACCGGGTGTCGGGCTATTGGCATGTGGCTGGATTGGCAAAGGACGTTTGGCGGAGCCGGAGGAAATCGTCGAAGCTGTGCGTCAATGGTTTGCTTCCGATGAGACCAGACAAACGATCCGAGAAAAGGATTTGCAGGGCAAGCACGTACTGATCACAGCGGGACCGACTCGTGAAAAAATTGATCCCGTTCGTTACATAACCAATCATGCTTCAGGAAAAATGGGCTACGCCATTGCGGAAGCGGCACGAGACAGAGGGGCAAAGGTCACACTGATTAGTGGGCCGACTACCTTGGCACGTCCTGATGGAGTAGAATTCATCGCGGTGGAATCGGTACAAGAAATGTTTGATGCCGTCATGGAGCAATTGCCGCACTGTGACATCGTCGTCAAATCAGCAGCCGTTTCCGATTATCGACCAAAGCATGTAGCTGAACATAAGATGAAAAAAGGTGACGGTCCACTCGACCTTGTGCTAGAGAAAGCACCCGATATTTTAAAAACGGTTGGTGAGCGGAAAACGAAGCAATTCGTCGTAGGCTTTGCAGCAGAGACCCAAAATGTGTTACAGCATGCCCAGTCCAAGCTGGAGCGAAAAAATCTCGATATGATTGTAGCCAATAATGTATTGCTGGAGGGAGCAGGCATGGGGAGCGATACGAATATCGTGACCTTGCTAACCCGTGGCGGAGAGCAACTGGCGTTGGATAAATTGAGCAAGCGGGCTGTGGCAGACAAGCTGTTTGATGCTGTCCTTGCCGTGCAAGAGCATAGACCGCTCCGAGACCTGTCATGA
- the rpoZ gene encoding DNA-directed RNA polymerase subunit omega — protein MLYPSIDELTQKAESKYILVTVASKRARQLRENSEIQVVRPKSKKFVGLALEEFISDELVHEFLDGRK, from the coding sequence ATGTTGTATCCATCTATTGACGAATTGACCCAAAAAGCGGAGAGCAAGTACATCCTGGTGACAGTCGCATCCAAGCGTGCGCGTCAGCTTCGCGAAAACAGCGAAATTCAAGTGGTGAGACCAAAATCCAAAAAGTTTGTAGGTTTGGCACTGGAAGAGTTCATCTCCGACGAGCTCGTTCACGAGTTTTTGGACGGTCGCAAATAA
- the gmk gene encoding guanylate kinase produces the protein MSMVDRGLLLVLSGPAGVGKGTVCKALREVMPDLVYSVSATTRQPRPGEVEGVNYFFKSQEEFKQMIEEDALLEWAEYVGNYYGTPRQFVDDMLNEGRDVILEIEVQGALQVKERFPQGTFLFLAPPDLNELENRIVGRGTESQEIIRKRMEVARAEIELMDHYDYVVVNDVIESACDRIQAIITAEHLKKDRQVHKYRKWLQEVE, from the coding sequence ATGAGTATGGTTGATCGTGGTCTCCTTTTGGTTCTTTCCGGACCAGCTGGTGTGGGAAAAGGAACAGTATGCAAGGCACTTCGTGAAGTGATGCCTGATCTGGTGTATTCGGTTTCTGCTACCACACGCCAGCCTCGTCCTGGAGAGGTAGAAGGGGTTAATTACTTTTTTAAAAGCCAGGAAGAGTTCAAGCAGATGATTGAAGAAGATGCTCTCCTGGAATGGGCAGAATACGTAGGGAATTACTACGGAACCCCTCGTCAGTTCGTGGACGATATGCTCAATGAGGGGCGCGATGTCATTCTTGAGATTGAAGTTCAGGGTGCTCTTCAAGTAAAAGAGCGCTTCCCGCAAGGTACATTCCTGTTCCTGGCTCCGCCTGATTTAAACGAACTGGAAAACCGGATTGTGGGACGCGGGACAGAATCGCAAGAGATCATTCGCAAGCGTATGGAAGTAGCGCGTGCTGAAATCGAGCTCATGGACCACTACGATTATGTAGTCGTAAATGACGTCATCGAATCGGCTTGCGATCGAATCCAAGCAATTATTACAGCGGAACATCTGAAAAAAGATCGTCAGGTTCACAAATATCGTAAATGGTTACAGGAGGTTGAATAG
- the remA gene encoding extracellular matrix/biofilm regulator RemA — translation MAIKLINIGFGNIVNANRIISIVSPESAPIKRIIQEARDRNMLVDATYGRRTRAVIITDSDHVILSAVQPETVAQRLTTKDDESDE, via the coding sequence ATGGCAATCAAGCTAATCAATATCGGTTTTGGCAACATCGTCAATGCCAACCGCATTATTTCAATTGTAAGTCCGGAGTCCGCTCCTATCAAACGGATCATCCAGGAAGCGCGCGATCGCAACATGCTAGTGGACGCTACCTATGGGAGACGTACACGTGCGGTCATTATTACAGACAGCGATCACGTGATTTTGTCAGCGGTACAGCCTGAAACAGTGGCGCAGCGCTTGACAACGAAGGATGACGAATCGGACGAATAA
- a CDS encoding YicC/YloC family endoribonuclease produces MIRSMTGYGRKEDSKGSIRATVEIRAVNHRFSEIVVRLPKAWNMLEDSIRKLVAQYVRRGRVDVTVSVEGKNSSATVMDIDWDVAEQLVSISREMTQRFSLETPLTVKDLLHFPGVIHTKESEDNVEELAEWLQDLVRAAAMDLVSMKETEGKLLHADLASRLTAVNTWTREISQLAPLCREDYKGRLEQRVSEWAGLTPFELDPARVAQEVAFFADKSDISEELTRLDSHCQQFANQLGKEEAIGRKLDFLLQEMNREANTIASKANHLRIQHLAVEIKTELEKMREQIQNVE; encoded by the coding sequence GTGATTCGAAGCATGACTGGTTACGGTAGAAAAGAAGATAGCAAAGGCTCCATTCGAGCAACAGTCGAGATTCGTGCAGTGAATCACCGTTTTTCTGAGATTGTCGTGCGCCTGCCCAAAGCATGGAATATGCTTGAGGATTCGATTCGTAAGTTGGTCGCACAGTATGTCAGAAGAGGGCGTGTCGATGTCACTGTCTCAGTGGAAGGGAAAAATTCTTCTGCTACGGTCATGGACATTGACTGGGATGTAGCTGAACAGCTCGTCTCCATTTCCCGCGAGATGACTCAGCGTTTTTCGCTAGAGACGCCTTTAACCGTCAAGGATCTGCTACACTTTCCTGGCGTGATACATACCAAAGAGTCAGAGGACAATGTGGAGGAGCTGGCAGAGTGGCTCCAAGACCTGGTCAGGGCCGCAGCAATGGATCTCGTTTCGATGAAAGAGACCGAGGGTAAACTGCTGCATGCTGATCTAGCCAGTCGCCTGACTGCCGTCAACACATGGACCCGGGAGATCTCCCAGTTGGCCCCACTTTGTAGGGAAGATTACAAGGGCCGACTTGAGCAACGCGTTAGTGAGTGGGCCGGTTTGACACCTTTTGAATTGGACCCTGCTCGTGTAGCGCAAGAGGTTGCCTTTTTCGCTGATAAAAGTGATATTAGTGAAGAGTTGACCCGTTTAGATAGTCATTGCCAACAGTTTGCCAATCAATTAGGCAAAGAAGAAGCAATTGGTCGAAAACTGGATTTTCTGCTCCAGGAAATGAATCGGGAAGCCAATACGATTGCTTCCAAAGCGAATCATTTGCGCATTCAGCATTTGGCTGTCGAGATCAAGACAGAACTGGAGAAAATGCGGGAGCAAATACAGAATGTCGAGTAG
- a CDS encoding Rqc2 family fibronectin-binding protein has product MAFDGVVTRSVARELHKLVGGRISKIHQPHHSDIVMQVRTQGETVKFLLSANPTYPRLHITTEEFTNPLEAPMFCMLLRKHCEGGVIESVEQIGMERIIHIDVRTRDELGDTAVRRIIVEIMGKHSNIILIDPATGVILDSAMHVTLAISQYRQVTPGRPYVSPPNQDKRDPLTVTEQAFLSSLDWNSGRLDKQIVDGYTGISPLLAKEILHRAGLANRETLWAAFSQVIKAINEHEYAPSIVEANGKAYFHVVELTHLSNGVTTPYPSVQECLQAFYEGKALRDTVKQRAHDLIRFVTSERNKNEKKIEKLEQTLQDAHEADQFRLYGELITANMHQMKRGDRELVTVNWYDEAGDTITIPLDPLKTPSENLQSYYKRYNKAKNSLSIVSEQIEQAQAELLYLDGVLVQLEHATLKDAEEIREELVEQGYMRDRKKRGPRKKKDTRPELDTYLSSDGIEILVGKNNKQNEYLTNKLASSQETWLHTKDIPGSHVVIRAREFSDKTLLEAANLAAYFSRAKEGSQIPVDYTLVKHVKKPSGAKPGYVIYEQQRTLYVTPDEALIRRLKSNTSSTNSATT; this is encoded by the coding sequence GTGGCATTTGATGGCGTAGTAACCCGCTCCGTTGCGCGGGAATTACATAAACTGGTAGGAGGACGCATCTCGAAAATCCACCAGCCCCACCATAGCGATATTGTTATGCAAGTACGGACACAAGGAGAAACAGTAAAGTTCCTCCTGTCTGCAAACCCGACCTATCCGAGGCTTCACATCACGACAGAAGAATTCACGAATCCGCTGGAAGCTCCGATGTTTTGCATGCTATTGCGCAAGCATTGTGAAGGCGGCGTCATTGAATCTGTCGAGCAAATCGGGATGGAGCGAATCATTCACATCGATGTACGCACCCGGGATGAGCTGGGTGACACGGCTGTCCGCCGAATTATTGTAGAGATCATGGGCAAGCACAGTAACATCATCCTCATCGATCCTGCAACCGGAGTGATTTTGGATAGCGCCATGCATGTGACGCTGGCCATTAGCCAGTACAGACAAGTAACGCCTGGCAGACCTTACGTCTCTCCTCCGAACCAAGATAAACGCGACCCTCTCACTGTAACCGAGCAAGCGTTTCTTTCTTCCCTCGACTGGAACAGCGGTCGTTTGGACAAGCAAATCGTAGATGGCTATACCGGGATCAGTCCCTTACTGGCAAAAGAAATTTTGCACAGAGCAGGGCTCGCGAATCGTGAAACATTGTGGGCTGCCTTTTCACAGGTAATAAAGGCAATCAACGAACATGAATATGCACCATCCATTGTTGAGGCGAATGGCAAAGCGTATTTTCACGTCGTCGAGCTGACTCATCTCTCAAACGGGGTTACCACCCCCTATCCTTCCGTCCAAGAATGCTTGCAGGCATTTTACGAAGGAAAGGCGCTCCGTGACACTGTCAAGCAACGTGCGCACGATTTGATTCGCTTTGTCACCTCTGAGCGCAATAAAAATGAAAAGAAAATCGAGAAGCTCGAGCAAACGCTGCAAGATGCGCATGAAGCAGACCAGTTCCGCTTGTACGGGGAATTGATCACCGCCAATATGCACCAAATGAAGCGAGGGGATCGAGAACTCGTCACAGTTAACTGGTATGACGAAGCGGGAGATACCATCACCATACCTCTCGACCCATTGAAGACCCCGTCGGAAAATTTGCAGTCGTATTACAAGCGGTATAACAAGGCCAAAAACAGCCTCTCCATCGTGAGTGAGCAGATTGAACAAGCGCAGGCTGAACTCTTGTATTTGGACGGCGTATTGGTTCAACTGGAACATGCCACCTTAAAAGATGCCGAAGAAATTCGCGAGGAGCTCGTTGAGCAAGGCTACATGCGGGATCGTAAAAAACGCGGTCCGCGCAAGAAAAAAGATACCAGACCTGAGCTTGATACATACCTTTCTTCGGACGGCATTGAAATTTTGGTCGGCAAAAACAATAAACAAAATGAATACTTGACCAACAAGCTCGCATCGTCGCAAGAAACATGGCTGCACACCAAGGATATCCCTGGGTCCCATGTCGTCATTCGCGCTCGGGAATTTTCGGATAAAACGTTGCTGGAAGCTGCGAATCTGGCGGCTTATTTCAGTCGAGCCAAAGAAGGCAGCCAAATTCCCGTAGATTACACGCTCGTCAAGCATGTAAAAAAACCGAGCGGGGCCAAGCCTGGATATGTGATCTACGAGCAGCAACGAACGCTGTATGTAACACCAGATGAAGCATTGATCCGCCGTTTAAAATCAAACACCTCTTCTACGAATAGTGCGACTACCTAA
- a CDS encoding DUF2512 family protein: protein MNIVLKLLFNGIIAIPGLWWSGTSLMFAVLASVIVSLLGYVLDLTILPRTNNTFASSADFLFVYASLWLGCYLFGQTISLSGLLLTAFAITVVEYFFHGYLQRHGVHHSKHPG from the coding sequence TTGAACATCGTTCTCAAGCTCTTGTTTAACGGAATCATCGCCATTCCAGGGCTTTGGTGGTCGGGGACGTCCCTTATGTTTGCTGTGCTCGCAAGCGTGATTGTCAGTTTACTGGGTTATGTACTGGATTTGACAATCCTCCCACGTACGAACAATACGTTTGCGAGCTCCGCTGATTTCTTGTTCGTGTATGCCTCCTTGTGGCTTGGCTGTTACTTGTTTGGTCAAACCATATCCTTATCTGGTTTGTTGTTGACGGCATTTGCCATTACGGTGGTCGAATACTTTTTCCATGGTTACCTGCAACGGCACGGTGTCCACCATTCCAAACATCCGGGCTGA